A window from Actimicrobium sp. CCC2.4 encodes these proteins:
- the urtA gene encoding urea ABC transporter substrate-binding protein codes for MSPRSPADIKSAQRRKVLMGLAVASTLAFPVMGFAQSPATAKINTTKLAITDTEVTVGQLHSATGTMAISETGSIQAERLAIDQINAMGGILGRKIKIIQEDGASDWPTFAEKAKKLLVSDRVATVFGCWTSASRKAVLPVFEKENGLLYYPTFYEGLEQSKNVFYTGQEATQQVLAGLDWIAKEKKAKTFFLVGSDYIWPRTSNKIARKHIENVIKGSVVGEEYYPLGNTQFGSLINKIKLKKPDVIFTDVVGGSNVAFYKQLKAAGVTAKTQTLLTISVTEDEMLGIGGENVEGFYASMKYFQSLENPNNKKFVADFKAKYGANAVMGDVTQAAYLGPWLWKAAVEKAGSFDVDKVIAASAGLELKNAPEGYVKVHENHHLWSKTRIGQAQKDGQFKVVYESELIEPNPFPKGYQ; via the coding sequence ATGTCACCTCGTTCCCCTGCCGATATCAAGTCGGCGCAGCGTCGCAAGGTCCTCATGGGCCTGGCTGTTGCCTCTACGCTGGCCTTCCCGGTGATGGGCTTTGCCCAGTCTCCGGCCACCGCCAAAATCAACACGACCAAGCTGGCCATCACCGATACCGAAGTCACGGTCGGCCAGTTGCATTCAGCGACCGGCACGATGGCCATCAGTGAAACCGGTTCGATCCAGGCCGAGCGCCTGGCGATCGACCAGATCAATGCGATGGGCGGCATCCTCGGCCGCAAGATCAAGATCATCCAGGAAGACGGTGCCAGCGACTGGCCGACCTTCGCTGAAAAAGCCAAGAAACTGCTGGTCAGTGACCGCGTTGCCACCGTCTTTGGATGCTGGACTTCGGCCTCGCGCAAAGCGGTGTTGCCGGTGTTCGAAAAAGAAAACGGCCTGTTGTACTACCCGACTTTCTACGAAGGTCTCGAGCAATCGAAGAACGTGTTCTACACCGGCCAGGAAGCCACTCAGCAAGTGCTGGCAGGTCTGGACTGGATCGCCAAGGAAAAGAAAGCCAAGACTTTTTTTCTGGTCGGCTCCGACTACATCTGGCCACGCACGTCCAATAAAATTGCACGCAAACATATCGAGAACGTGATCAAGGGTTCGGTCGTCGGCGAAGAGTACTACCCGCTCGGCAACACCCAGTTCGGCTCGCTGATCAACAAGATCAAGCTGAAAAAACCGGACGTGATTTTCACCGACGTCGTCGGTGGCAGCAACGTCGCGTTCTACAAGCAACTGAAAGCCGCCGGCGTCACCGCCAAGACCCAGACCTTGCTGACGATTTCGGTCACCGAAGATGAAATGCTCGGTATCGGCGGCGAAAACGTCGAAGGCTTCTACGCGTCGATGAAGTATTTCCAGAGCCTCGAGAACCCGAATAACAAGAAATTCGTTGCCGACTTCAAGGCCAAGTACGGCGCCAATGCGGTGATGGGTGACGTCACCCAGGCGGCCTACCTTGGACCCTGGTTGTGGAAAGCGGCGGTCGAAAAAGCCGGCAGCTTTGATGTCGACAAAGTCATCGCCGCCTCGGCCGGACTGGAACTGAAGAACGCGCCGGAGGGCTACGTCAAGGTCCATGAAAACCATCACCTGTGGAGCAAGACCCGCATCGGCCAGGCACAAAAAGACGGCCAGTTCAAGGTGGTCTACGAGTCGGAGCTGATCGAGCCGAATCCGTTTCCTAAGGGTTATCAGTAA
- a CDS encoding F-box protein — MGNMIRRMPCVRASQVAANESPSAVASVREPADVPVTSSSSSSSSSSEAAPSGLPDQPLAAAADGAGPSRLPLPAGNVMQVQLQLSDLPPEVLVCVARYLGVGDRGNFRLVSRGFRTAGAEATRRVALDHPAHLAPALAAFQVGGIEHLRLTDGQFTDAHLQLLQQGPGQHQASVRRLELSGNTRLTDAGLAHLAGLISLEHVDMRPCTRVTDAGLAALAALPALHTLELAELPQASGAPLAQMPQLRYLTLQRCPGIATATLEALGNRAILQHLAITHRGNLTDDEVAMLAPLTRLRHLNLNASGGFTGAGLANWTQMPALLHLDLTFCRALVDANLVHLAKMPNLQHLNLSFSMQLSDAALAHLPPLRALQHLDLSGIYRLTDAGLTPLSALTALQHLDVHSCNLLTGATLDSFQGMPSLQHLNLGFCSSLDDAGLAAAARLRQLRHLNLTRCRNLTQEGLAACLPQLAGLQHLQASGTYIADRQVQDLFAQGSLQQLALQNCVDLTERGLAQLVTMPSLQSLDLRGCPGVAGAAMAGLGRQSALETLDLTRCIGVTGDDLRHFQSLGKLQTLRLTGCARVNDAGLGHLQALPALKTLDLTGCGYLTDAALLQVPHFPALEKLHLHGCHLISPMAILDLQQQMPGLTILP; from the coding sequence CATCATCATCATCATCATCGAGCAGTGAAGCGGCGCCATCCGGCTTGCCCGATCAGCCATTGGCTGCCGCAGCAGACGGTGCCGGACCATCACGCTTGCCTTTGCCGGCCGGCAATGTCATGCAAGTGCAATTGCAGCTATCTGACCTGCCACCCGAGGTTCTGGTGTGCGTTGCCCGTTACCTGGGTGTCGGTGATCGTGGCAATTTCAGGCTGGTATCACGGGGTTTCAGGACGGCGGGTGCCGAAGCGACCCGCCGCGTCGCGCTCGATCATCCTGCGCACCTCGCCCCGGCATTAGCGGCCTTCCAGGTTGGTGGCATCGAACACCTCAGACTCACTGATGGCCAGTTCACCGATGCGCATCTGCAGCTTCTTCAGCAAGGTCCGGGGCAACACCAGGCGTCCGTGCGGCGCCTTGAGTTAAGCGGCAATACCCGTCTGACCGACGCCGGCCTGGCGCATCTGGCGGGGTTGATTTCGCTGGAGCACGTGGACATGCGGCCGTGCACGCGGGTCACGGATGCCGGGCTGGCCGCCCTGGCAGCGCTGCCCGCATTGCATACCCTTGAGCTGGCCGAGTTGCCGCAAGCCAGCGGTGCTCCGCTGGCGCAGATGCCGCAATTGCGGTACCTGACTTTGCAGCGCTGTCCGGGTATTGCCACGGCGACGCTGGAGGCACTGGGCAACCGGGCGATCCTGCAGCATCTGGCGATCACGCATCGCGGTAATTTGACGGATGACGAAGTGGCGATGCTGGCGCCGCTGACCCGGCTGCGCCACTTGAACCTCAATGCCAGCGGTGGCTTCACTGGTGCCGGGCTGGCCAACTGGACGCAAATGCCCGCACTGCTGCATCTGGACCTGACCTTTTGTCGGGCGCTGGTGGATGCGAATTTGGTTCATCTGGCTAAGATGCCCAATTTGCAGCATCTGAACCTCTCGTTTTCGATGCAGCTCTCCGACGCCGCACTGGCCCATCTGCCGCCGTTGCGTGCCTTGCAGCATCTGGACCTGTCGGGGATTTATCGGCTTACCGATGCCGGGCTAACCCCGCTATCGGCATTGACTGCATTGCAGCACCTGGATGTGCATTCCTGCAATCTGCTCACGGGTGCCACGCTGGACAGCTTTCAGGGGATGCCGTCGTTACAGCACCTCAATCTCGGATTTTGTAGTTCGCTTGATGATGCCGGCCTGGCGGCTGCGGCTCGCCTGCGGCAGTTGCGTCATCTCAATCTCACTCGATGCAGGAACCTCACGCAGGAGGGACTGGCAGCCTGTCTGCCGCAACTGGCAGGATTGCAGCATCTACAGGCCAGCGGCACATACATCGCAGATCGGCAAGTGCAAGACCTGTTCGCACAGGGTTCGTTGCAACAGCTGGCGTTGCAGAATTGCGTAGACCTGACGGAACGCGGTTTGGCGCAGCTGGTAACGATGCCATCGTTGCAATCGCTGGATTTGCGTGGCTGTCCGGGCGTTGCCGGTGCGGCGATGGCCGGGTTGGGGCGGCAGAGCGCGCTGGAAACGCTGGATCTGACGCGTTGTATCGGCGTGACCGGAGACGATCTCAGGCATTTTCAGTCACTGGGCAAGCTGCAGACCTTGCGACTGACCGGATGTGCGCGCGTCAACGACGCCGGACTGGGCCACTTGCAAGCATTGCCGGCACTGAAGACGCTGGATCTTACCGGTTGTGGCTATCTGACGGACGCCGCATTGCTCCAGGTCCCCCATTTTCCCGCGCTGGAAAAATTGCATCTGCACGGTTGCCATTTGATTTCCCCGATGGCCATCCTTGACCTGCAGCAGCAGATGCCGGGATTGACGATCCTGCCATAG